A window of Streptomyces sp. DG1A-41 contains these coding sequences:
- a CDS encoding LacI family DNA-binding transcriptional regulator, with product MATNKTQRVTMSDVARHAGVSRTTVSFVLNDKPGAAIPEETRRRILEAIDELGYRPNAGARALAANRSGWFGLITEIVTGPFAGEVITGAQSRAWGDRRFLLIAASEGDPAQEAAALDQMLEHRVEGLLYATTWHRAVSLPKAAREVPTVLVNCYDAAGELPCILPDEVSGGYKATRRLLDAGHTRIGFINLDPAIPAAIGRREGYERALREAGITPDPALVVPGWATADGAYDAACELLDRPAGDRPTALFCGNDRMAMGAYDAIKERGLRIPHDVAVVGFDNQELIAAYLRPKLTTLALPFEAMGTKGVDMLAALAAGQPLDTRRVTIDCPLLERSSV from the coding sequence GTGGCCACGAACAAGACGCAGCGCGTGACCATGAGCGACGTGGCACGCCACGCGGGCGTCTCGCGGACCACCGTCTCCTTCGTCCTCAACGACAAGCCCGGCGCCGCCATCCCCGAAGAGACCCGTCGGCGGATCCTGGAGGCGATCGACGAGCTCGGCTACCGGCCCAACGCCGGGGCGCGGGCGCTGGCCGCGAACCGCAGCGGGTGGTTCGGGCTGATCACCGAGATCGTGACCGGCCCGTTCGCGGGGGAGGTGATCACGGGCGCGCAGAGCCGCGCCTGGGGTGACCGGAGGTTCCTGCTGATCGCTGCGAGCGAGGGCGACCCCGCCCAGGAGGCCGCCGCGCTCGACCAGATGCTGGAGCACCGCGTGGAAGGGCTGCTGTACGCCACGACCTGGCACCGGGCCGTCAGCCTGCCGAAGGCCGCCCGCGAGGTGCCGACCGTACTCGTCAACTGCTACGACGCGGCAGGTGAGTTGCCGTGCATCCTGCCCGACGAGGTGTCGGGCGGATACAAGGCGACCCGCCGGCTCCTGGACGCCGGCCACACCCGCATCGGGTTCATCAACCTCGACCCGGCGATCCCGGCCGCCATCGGCAGGCGCGAGGGATACGAGCGCGCCCTGCGCGAGGCCGGGATCACCCCAGACCCTGCCCTCGTCGTCCCCGGCTGGGCGACCGCCGACGGAGCCTATGACGCCGCCTGCGAACTGCTGGACCGCCCGGCCGGCGACCGGCCGACCGCGCTGTTCTGCGGAAACGACCGGATGGCGATGGGCGCGTACGACGCGATCAAGGAGCGTGGGCTGCGCATCCCGCACGACGTGGCCGTGGTGGGGTTCGACAACCAGGAACTCATCGCCGCCTATCTGCGGCCGAAGCTGACGACGCTCGCTCTGCCCTTCGAGGCCATGGGCACCAAGGGCGTCGACATGCTCGCCGCTCTCGCAGCGGGGCAGCCGCTCGACACCCGTCGGGTGACGATCGACTGCCCGCTGCTCGAACGCTCGTCGGTCTGA
- a CDS encoding carbohydrate kinase, translated as MARPQAPNSVTVLGECVADAFTDPARSSSDELALRALPGGGPANTAVALARLGTPTRFLGRLSTDVFGTLFSARLSDAGVDPTGSVTAPEPSVLAVADLDEAGQATYTFYADSAADWQWTDEELAATGSDGAACLHTGSLALIRQPGGTRIEDHLAQAREHVTVSIDPNVRPLLVSPSVYRERLPRWCALADILRLSEDDLALLLPGVSPEEACDTWHAAGVHLVVITLGRRGALASLDGLRVTVAAPAIDVVDTVGAGDSFTAGLLHRLAALGHLGGRLDALSLEDLTDACSFAARVAALTCSVPGANPPLADAVGLKAGVDGLLSRA; from the coding sequence ATGGCCCGACCCCAGGCCCCCAACAGCGTCACCGTCCTCGGCGAGTGCGTCGCCGACGCCTTCACCGACCCCGCCCGGTCCAGCTCCGATGAACTCGCCCTGCGCGCCCTGCCCGGTGGCGGCCCCGCCAACACCGCCGTCGCCCTCGCCCGGCTCGGCACCCCCACGCGCTTCCTCGGGCGCCTCTCCACGGATGTCTTCGGCACCCTCTTCAGTGCCCGCCTCAGCGACGCCGGCGTCGATCCGACCGGCAGCGTGACCGCCCCCGAGCCCAGCGTCCTCGCAGTCGCAGACCTCGACGAGGCCGGCCAGGCCACGTACACCTTCTACGCCGACAGCGCGGCCGACTGGCAGTGGACCGACGAAGAACTCGCCGCCACCGGGTCGGACGGCGCAGCCTGCCTGCACACCGGCTCCCTGGCACTCATACGCCAACCCGGCGGCACCCGCATCGAGGACCACCTCGCCCAGGCACGCGAGCACGTCACCGTATCCATCGACCCCAACGTCCGGCCCCTGCTCGTATCGCCCTCCGTCTACCGCGAACGGCTTCCGCGCTGGTGTGCCCTCGCCGACATCCTTCGCCTCAGCGAGGACGACCTCGCGCTGCTCCTCCCGGGTGTCAGCCCCGAGGAGGCGTGCGACACCTGGCATGCCGCCGGGGTCCACCTTGTCGTCATCACCCTCGGTAGGCGCGGTGCCCTTGCCTCCCTCGACGGCCTCCGCGTCACCGTCGCGGCCCCGGCCATCGACGTCGTCGACACCGTCGGTGCCGGGGACTCCTTCACCGCGGGCCTGCTCCACCGGCTCGCCGCCCTCGGCCACCTCGGCGGCCGACTCGACGCACTGAGTCTCGAAGACCTGACCGACGCCTGCTCCTTCGCCGCTCGCGTCGCCGCCCTGACCTGCTCGGTTCCCGGCGCGAACCCGCCTCTGGCGGATGCAGTGGGGCTGAAAGCCGGGGTGGACGGGCTCCTATCCCGTGCCTGA
- a CDS encoding dihydrofolate reductase family protein has product MSELLVDFITSLDGHASGEGWPGFWGLEGPEYLAWLGKQPEATYLMGANTYRLMSGFAAGEVPNGQDEFRPEEEASVDELTQASKVVFSSSLEEPLTWANSTLVRDDAVDAVRAMKSSGSGLLSTIGSLSLCRSLLRAGLVDRFRVVMFPVITGATGEERIYDGYPDVALEMIEHRTFDGRIQLVEYKPRVLEHPPLGVPA; this is encoded by the coding sequence ATGTCGGAGCTTCTCGTCGACTTCATCACCTCCCTCGACGGCCACGCATCGGGAGAGGGATGGCCCGGATTCTGGGGCCTGGAGGGCCCGGAGTACCTCGCATGGCTCGGCAAGCAGCCCGAGGCCACCTACCTGATGGGAGCGAACACCTACCGCCTGATGTCGGGCTTCGCCGCAGGCGAGGTCCCGAATGGCCAAGACGAATTCAGGCCCGAAGAAGAGGCGTCCGTGGACGAGCTCACGCAAGCGTCCAAGGTGGTGTTCTCCTCCTCACTCGAGGAGCCACTGACGTGGGCCAACTCCACGCTCGTCCGCGACGACGCCGTCGATGCGGTCCGCGCCATGAAGTCGAGTGGCTCGGGGCTCCTCAGCACGATCGGCAGCCTCAGCCTGTGCCGGTCCCTGCTACGAGCCGGACTCGTCGACCGCTTCCGGGTCGTGATGTTCCCGGTGATCACCGGGGCCACGGGCGAAGAACGTATCTACGACGGCTATCCGGACGTTGCCCTCGAGATGATCGAGCACCGCACCTTCGACGGCCGCATCCAGCTGGTCGAGTACAAGCCCCGCGTGCTCGAGCACCCGCCGCTCGGCGTCCCTGCATGA
- a CDS encoding GH32 C-terminal domain-containing protein, with protein MSSLREKRKDIGATTVKDATTPLTVSGGTLELQADLTAGTADRFGLDVRTGGKQRTRIGYDTATGEVYLDRTASGQVDFDPSFPGVHRAPLALKGGRLRLHVLVDDSSVEVYADNGHGGQVVLTDQIFPDPSSTGVDAFAEDGTATLSHLRAWRLNSIWKK; from the coding sequence CTGAGCAGCCTGCGGGAAAAGAGAAAGGACATCGGGGCCACCACAGTCAAGGACGCCACCACCCCGCTCACCGTGTCCGGCGGCACTCTGGAACTCCAGGCCGACCTCACCGCGGGCACCGCCGACCGCTTCGGCCTGGACGTCCGCACCGGCGGCAAGCAGCGCACCCGTATCGGCTACGACACCGCCACCGGAGAGGTCTACCTGGACCGCACCGCCTCCGGCCAGGTCGACTTCGATCCCAGCTTCCCCGGAGTCCACCGCGCTCCCCTCGCGCTCAAGGGCGGACGGCTGCGCCTGCACGTGCTCGTCGACGACTCCTCCGTCGAGGTCTACGCCGACAACGGCCACGGCGGGCAGGTCGTTCTCACCGACCAGATCTTCCCCGACCCGTCGAGCACCGGTGTCGACGCCTTCGCCGAGGACGGCACCGCGACGCTCAGCCATCTGCGGGCCTGGCGTCTGAACTCCATATGGAAGAAGTGA
- the pcaC gene encoding 4-carboxymuconolactone decarboxylase: MSETPSNTLQYRFDGPEEAPVLILGPSLGTTWHMWDRQIPELIKQWRVFRFDMPGHGGAPAYPAGSVTDLTTRLLATLEGLGVQRFGYAGCALGGAVGIELALRHPERLASLALIAASPRFGTADEFRQRGVIVRTNGLDPIARTAPDRWFTGGFAAAQPAITEWAVQMVRTTDPGCYIAACEALASFDVRAELGRVGVPTLVLVGSDDQVTGPAEARTLVAGIPDARLAVVPGASHLVPVEQPAAVTDLLVRHFSTAWQPALETSTGQTALPAAAVKPVLSAAPAQPLQTGPVAEIAPVVPPQPQGRPDPYDAGLKVRREVLGDAHVDRALAQADEFSGDFQEVITRYAWGEIWNRPGLDRRTRSCVTLTALVAGGHLDELAFHTRAALRNGLTPAEIKEVLLQAAVYCGVPAANSAFKVAQQVIREETTPQE; encoded by the coding sequence GTGAGTGAGACACCGTCGAACACCCTGCAATACCGCTTTGACGGGCCAGAAGAGGCTCCCGTCCTGATCCTGGGTCCCTCACTGGGTACCACATGGCACATGTGGGACCGCCAGATCCCCGAGCTGATCAAGCAGTGGCGCGTCTTCCGGTTCGACATGCCGGGACACGGCGGCGCGCCCGCATACCCGGCGGGCTCGGTCACCGACCTCACCACTCGGCTGCTGGCCACCCTCGAAGGGCTCGGCGTGCAGCGCTTCGGCTACGCGGGCTGCGCGCTCGGCGGCGCGGTCGGTATCGAGCTGGCCCTGCGCCACCCCGAGCGGCTCGCCTCCCTCGCGCTGATCGCCGCCTCGCCCCGCTTCGGCACGGCCGACGAGTTCCGGCAGAGAGGCGTGATCGTCCGCACGAACGGCCTCGACCCCATCGCCCGTACCGCGCCCGATCGCTGGTTCACCGGCGGGTTCGCCGCCGCGCAGCCCGCGATCACCGAGTGGGCCGTGCAGATGGTGCGCACCACCGACCCCGGCTGCTACATCGCCGCCTGCGAGGCGCTCGCCTCGTTCGACGTCCGGGCCGAGCTGGGGAGGGTCGGTGTGCCGACGCTGGTCCTCGTCGGATCGGACGACCAGGTCACCGGCCCCGCCGAGGCCCGCACCCTGGTCGCCGGCATCCCGGACGCCCGCCTCGCCGTCGTCCCCGGCGCCTCCCACCTGGTGCCGGTGGAGCAGCCCGCGGCCGTCACCGACCTGCTGGTGCGGCACTTCTCCACCGCCTGGCAGCCCGCCCTCGAGACCTCCACCGGCCAGACCGCCCTGCCCGCGGCGGCCGTCAAGCCGGTCCTGTCCGCCGCCCCCGCGCAGCCCCTCCAGACCGGGCCCGTCGCCGAGATCGCCCCGGTCGTACCGCCACAGCCCCAGGGGCGGCCCGACCCCTACGACGCCGGGCTCAAGGTCCGCCGCGAGGTGCTGGGCGACGCGCACGTCGACCGGGCGCTGGCACAGGCCGACGAGTTCTCCGGGGACTTCCAGGAGGTCATCACCCGCTACGCCTGGGGCGAGATCTGGAACCGCCCCGGCCTCGACCGGCGCACCCGCAGCTGCGTCACCCTCACGGCCCTGGTCGCCGGCGGGCACCTGGACGAGCTGGCCTTCCACACCAGAGCCGCCCTGCGCAACGGCCTCACCCCGGCCGAGATCAAGGAGGTGCTGCTCCAGGCGGCCGTCTACTGCGGCGTACCGGCGGCGAACAGCGCGTTCAAGGTGGCCCAGCAGGTCATCCGCGAGGAGACCACGCCCCAGGAGTGA
- a CDS encoding MBL fold metallo-hydrolase, which translates to MKLTKKSHACVRLEKDGRTLVLDPGGFSEEDAALGADAILVTHEHPDHFDELRLRAAMENNPAAEIWTLKSVAEKISSAFPGRVHTVGHGDTFTAAGFDVQVHGELHAVIHPDIPRITNVGYLVDGGKVFHPGDALTVPGHRVETLMLPVMAPWSKISEVIDYVREIKPQRAYDIHDALLTDLARPIYDRQIGQLGGSEHLRLTPGDSAEV; encoded by the coding sequence ATGAAGCTCACGAAGAAGTCGCATGCCTGCGTCCGCCTCGAGAAGGACGGCCGCACCCTCGTCCTCGACCCCGGCGGGTTCAGCGAGGAGGACGCCGCGCTCGGCGCGGACGCGATCCTCGTCACCCACGAGCACCCCGACCACTTCGACGAGCTCCGGCTGCGGGCCGCGATGGAGAACAACCCGGCCGCCGAGATCTGGACCCTGAAGTCGGTCGCGGAGAAGATCTCGTCCGCCTTCCCGGGGCGCGTCCACACCGTCGGCCACGGCGACACCTTCACCGCCGCCGGTTTCGACGTCCAGGTCCACGGCGAGCTCCACGCGGTGATCCACCCGGACATCCCGCGGATCACCAACGTCGGCTACCTCGTCGACGGCGGCAAGGTCTTCCACCCCGGCGACGCCCTCACCGTCCCCGGCCACCGGGTCGAGACGCTGATGCTCCCGGTGATGGCACCCTGGAGCAAGATCTCGGAGGTCATCGACTACGTCCGCGAGATCAAGCCGCAGCGCGCCTATGACATCCACGACGCCCTCCTCACCGATCTCGCCCGGCCGATCTACGACCGCCAGATCGGGCAGCTCGGTGGCTCGGAGCACCTGCGGCTGACACCGGGAGACTCCGCCGAGGTCTGA
- a CDS encoding exodeoxyribonuclease III, protein MRIATWNVNSITARLPRLLAWLESSGTDVLCLQEAKVAEDQFPTEQLRELGYESAVHATGRWNGVAVLSRVGIEDVVKGLPGDPGFDGSVEPRAISATCGPLRVWSVYVPNGREVDHPHYAYKLQWIEALKAAVAGDASGSRPFAVMGDYNVAPTDDDVFDRAAFEGSTHVTPAERAALASLREAGLSDVVPRPLKYEHPFTYWDYRQLCFPKNRGMRIDLVYANQPFTKAVKDAYVDREERKGKGASDHAPVVVDLDV, encoded by the coding sequence ATGCGCATCGCGACCTGGAACGTGAACTCGATCACCGCCCGCCTGCCGAGGCTCCTGGCCTGGCTGGAGAGCAGCGGCACGGACGTGCTGTGCCTCCAGGAGGCCAAGGTCGCCGAGGACCAGTTCCCGACGGAGCAACTGCGCGAGCTGGGCTACGAGTCGGCGGTCCACGCGACCGGCCGGTGGAACGGCGTGGCGGTGCTGTCCCGCGTCGGCATCGAGGACGTCGTCAAGGGCCTGCCCGGCGACCCCGGCTTCGACGGTTCGGTGGAGCCCCGCGCCATCTCGGCGACGTGCGGCCCGCTCCGCGTCTGGTCGGTCTACGTGCCGAACGGCCGTGAGGTGGACCACCCCCACTACGCCTACAAGCTCCAGTGGATCGAGGCGCTCAAGGCCGCCGTCGCCGGTGACGCGTCCGGCAGCCGCCCCTTCGCGGTGATGGGCGACTACAACGTGGCGCCGACGGACGACGACGTCTTCGACCGTGCCGCCTTCGAGGGCTCCACCCACGTCACCCCGGCCGAGCGCGCCGCCCTGGCCTCCCTGCGCGAGGCGGGCCTGTCCGACGTGGTCCCGCGGCCCCTCAAGTACGAGCACCCGTTCACGTACTGGGACTACCGCCAGCTCTGCTTCCCGAAGAACCGCGGCATGCGCATCGACCTGGTGTACGCCAACCAGCCGTTCACGAAGGCGGTCAAGGACGCGTACGTGGACCGCGAGGAACGCAAGGGCAAGGGCGCGTCGGACCACGCGCCGGTCGTGGTGGACCTCGACGTCTAG
- a CDS encoding IS630 family transposase yields the protein MIGLYTQPPDGATVICADELGPVIPRTFAPAPGWSPDGHRIKSELDYSRGPEKTWVYGALRVRDGQQITMAASSRNSVFYQQFLQLVEDANPTGEIWIVTDNLSSHNSLSTRTWLEDHPRIRHAFIPVGACWLNLQEGWWRIFRKTALAGRSFANPDDIAQATAVATAQLNARARPWIWGRPAPPTRQLRRRYVYIQ from the coding sequence ATCATCGGCCTCTACACCCAGCCGCCCGACGGCGCGACGGTCATCTGCGCCGACGAGCTGGGGCCGGTGATCCCGCGCACCTTCGCGCCCGCACCGGGCTGGTCACCGGACGGGCACCGCATCAAGTCCGAGCTCGACTACAGCCGCGGGCCGGAGAAGACCTGGGTCTACGGAGCCTTACGCGTACGGGACGGCCAGCAGATCACCATGGCGGCTTCCTCCCGCAACAGCGTCTTCTACCAGCAGTTCCTGCAACTGGTCGAGGACGCCAACCCGACCGGTGAGATCTGGATCGTCACCGACAACCTGTCCTCTCACAACAGCCTGTCCACCCGGACCTGGCTGGAGGACCACCCCCGGATCCGCCACGCGTTCATCCCGGTCGGCGCGTGCTGGCTGAACCTGCAGGAAGGCTGGTGGCGGATCTTCCGCAAGACCGCCCTGGCCGGACGGTCCTTCGCCAACCCCGACGACATCGCCCAGGCCACAGCCGTGGCCACCGCCCAGCTCAACGCCCGAGCCCGCCCCTGGATCTGGGGGCGGCCGGCCCCGCCCACCCGCCAACTACGACGCCGATATGTGTACATCCAATGA
- a CDS encoding helix-turn-helix domain-containing protein: MVRRLSRARKAPRDAVMRARMVELSWAGLRVPAIAEELDCGQKTVRRWLHRFNRSGLEGLEDLGGQGRKRRITEAERSRIIALVKEVPPGRLEVQPGGDLWAADESGPAEWTLDSLAAQARQLGIEVGRSQVRRILIAEGVRWRRTRSWTRSKDPDFAGKGRGSSASTPSRPTARRSSAPTSWGR; the protein is encoded by the coding sequence GTGGTGCGTCGGCTGTCGCGGGCCCGCAAGGCGCCGCGAGATGCGGTGATGCGGGCGCGGATGGTCGAGCTGAGCTGGGCCGGCTTGCGAGTTCCGGCGATCGCGGAGGAGCTGGACTGCGGCCAGAAGACGGTGCGGCGTTGGCTGCACCGCTTCAACCGCTCCGGGCTGGAGGGACTGGAGGATCTGGGCGGGCAGGGCCGCAAGCGGCGGATCACGGAGGCCGAGCGGTCCCGGATTATCGCCCTGGTCAAAGAGGTGCCGCCGGGGAGGCTGGAGGTGCAGCCCGGCGGGGACCTGTGGGCGGCCGACGAGTCGGGGCCGGCTGAGTGGACGCTGGACTCCCTGGCTGCTCAGGCCCGGCAGTTGGGCATCGAGGTCGGCCGCTCCCAGGTGCGCAGGATCCTGATCGCCGAGGGTGTGCGCTGGCGCCGCACCCGGTCCTGGACCCGTTCGAAGGACCCGGACTTCGCGGGAAAAGGACGCGGATCATCGGCCTCTACACCCAGCCGCCCGACGGCGCGACGGTCATCTGCGCCGACGAGCTGGGGCCGGTGA